The Ignavibacteriales bacterium DNA segment CGTGCCCGGCTTCTAATATTGCAAGATCGGAATTTTTAGCATGTTTAACTAAATCATCACAATATGCCGTATCACCGCCGTAACATATTTTAATGTTATTAAATGAAAACTTAAAACCTAAAGCAGGCACCTGCCGTGTTGTTTTTTTATCAGATAGATATTCTTTGTGAATAACTGGAAAAGGCTTAATAGAGACTTTTTTACTTGTAAAGGATTTATCTCCGGTTATCTCTTTTAAAGTTATCTGATAAGTAATACTACTGCCGTATACTTTATTAAAGGCATTGTGTATGTGAACAATTTCAAGACATCCTTTGGGATAATGAATAACTAGCGGAGTTTGTTTGTTCATCACACGTAGATAAGTTAACAACGACCAAACACCTCCAACGTGATCGTGATGACCATGTGTTACAAACACATCTGAAATATTTAATATATCATTTATTTTAAGCTCTTTGTTCAGATCGCGTAAAATTCCATCGCCCGGATCAACAATAAAATTAGCATTACCCGCTTTTACTAAAATGCCTGTTGCAATGTTTGGTATGGAACAAAATATTTTTAGTGAAAAATTTCCTTTTGCCCAATTTATTGGATATTTGTTTTTCTTCATAATAAACTATTTCCCAACCTTACAGTCTTTTTTATTTTTGCAACGAGCAAAAATATTAAAAGAGTAACTGTCCATTTCAAATCCTAACTTATCACTTACTTCCTGTGGAATCTTACCCAATCGAACATCAGAAAATTCAACAATTTTACCGCAATCCACACAAATAAGATGATCGTGAGTTTGGCGTTTATAATTACTTTCGTACCTGTTAAGATTATCCCCAAAATTCCTTTTGCTTAATAAATCGCACTGCGCTAATAGTTCTAATGTATTATAAACTGTAGCTCGGGAAACTTTAGATTTTAAATTCTTCAATTGGATGAAAAGATCATCAGCACCAAAATGGCCTTTGTGTTCAAGAGCTGCATCCAGCACTTCAAATCTTTCAGGTGTGATGCGGCTTTTACCTGTTTTTAGAAAGGTCCTGAAGATATCAGCTGCTTTTTCGTTTCTCACTTATTTACTCGCTTATTACTTCATTAAAATAAATTTACAATGCACTAATATCAAGATTAAATCTGCTCTAAATTAGATTGTCATTGAATTAATTAAATCCTGCTAGTCGCAAAACATGGACGGTTATTAATGAAAATACGTATGCAGTTGTTGTAAAAATTATTATTTGTAAAACCGGAATTCTCCATCCACCGGTTTCTTTTTTAGAAACTGCAACAGTGGATAAACATTGCATCGCAAAAATAAAAAAAACAATTAATCCTACTATTGTTGATACAGTAAACAAAGGTTTACCCGTATCTTCATTAACAGCTGTCTTCATCGCATGCAAAATAGAGGATTGCAGGTTATCATCATCAGTAACTTTAAATATCATTGCAAGTGAACTCACAAATACTTCTCTAGCAGCGAATGCAGCAATTAATGAAACACCAATTCGCCAATCCATTCCTAACGGTCTCATTACCGGTTGAATAAATTTACCAAGATCTGCGGCATATGATGTTGAAAGTCTTTCAGCTTTTATCATTTGCACAGCTTGTTCTTGTGTTAACCCTTCAGTATTAATTTGCGGACTATGATTTGGAAAATATGTTAAGTACCAGATAGCGATAGATAGAACTAATATTATTGGTCCTGCTCTAAAAATATATTGCCTTGCATTTTCAAAAGAATTTCTGATTACGTTTTTTATTTTCGGAATTCTGTAAGCTGGCAATTCAAGTATAAATGATGAACTATCAGTTGCTTTTATAATTCTATTATTAAATTTATTAATAAAAGCCGCTATTACTAATGATCCTAAAATACTTGAGATGTAAATTACAGCTAATGCAATACCTGCAAGCCATACTTTGTCCTTAGGAGTTAGATAAGCTATTAGTAGGGCATAAACAGGTAATCTTGCACTGCAACTCATCAATGGGATAATAAAAATAGTTAGTAAACGTTCTTTCCTGTTTGATATAGTTCGGGCGGCGAGCATTGCTGGTATAGCACATGCAAACCCGGATAGCATTGGAACAAATGATTTGCCGTTTAACCCAATTTTGGATAGGGGTTTGTCTATCAACATTGCACCACGTGCTAAATATCCGGTGTCTTCAAGTAATCCAAGAATAAGAAACAGAATTAAAATCTGAGGAAGAAAAACTAACACTGAACCAGTTCCACTAATGATTCCATCAGCAATCAAATCGCTGTACCAAGTGTTCCCTAATAAACCGGTGGCAGATGATGAAAGTAGCCCAAAAAAGTCATCAACATAGTTCATAAACGGGTCAGCAATCCAGAAAATTGAAGTAAATGTAAACGCCATTATTAAAAAAAAGAAAATTAAACCCCAGCGTCTGCTTAATAAATACTTATCAATTTTTAATGTACGTTCATCGGGTCTGTTACTTCCATATTTTAATGTTGGATTTAATATTTTTAATTTTTCATTTGCTAGTTTAAGATTTGGCTCTTTTACTTCCTTAATTGGAACGATTACACTTTGTTCTATCCTTTCAATATCTTTATAAAGATTTAGGAGATCTTCTTTACTATTATTTTCAAAAACTTTATGTGCTATTTTTCTTTCAATCGATTCATTACTGTTTAGTTTAGGTTTTAAACAACTAAGTAACTTATCTATCCCTTTTCCGCTCCTACCATCAACTTTAATTACACCACAGCCTAGCTCTTCAGCTAATTTATCAGCATCAATTTCATATCCTTTTTTTGCGAGGATGTCATTCATGGTTAATGCAACTATCACATTAAAACCGGATTTAATTAATTGTTTTGATAATAATAAATGGCGTGATATCTGGCTGGCGTCCGCTGTTGCAATCAATAAATGTGGTGATCCAAATTCAGGATGATTATATAACGAGTTTATAGAAATTTCTTCATCCGGGGAGTTTGGATTTAAACTTATTATTCCAGGTGAATCCAAGACATCAGCATTTATTCCAAATTTACTTTGGATTTTACAAGTGGAGTATTCAACAGTTGAGCCTGGATAATTTACAGTCTTATAATTTTTTCCACTCAAACAGTTAAATAAAGTTGTTTTACCGGAGTTTGGTGGGCCTACTAATGTTATAAGATGTAACTTCTCTAAGGAAGCAGTGTTCATGACAATATTATACAGTCAGCTTCGTGTTTTCTGATTGCGATCAAAGTACCTCTTAATGCAAAAGCTAACGGGTCATTAAATGCTGATGAATTTACAAGCTCAATTTCTTGTCCTGGTGTAAATCCAATCTCTAAAATTCTTCTGAAGGATGGATGTGAATTATCAACATCACTTATTATTGCTCTTTCACCAAAATTTAATTCTGAAGCTGTTTTCATAATTTTTGTTTATTATTTAGATTTAGTCTATATAAAATTAGCTTAAGTTTGATTAACTGTCAAGATATTAATTATCATTTATTTTACTATCGTTCATTCTGCTTTCTCTGTTGATATCATATCAGTAAGGAAAAATATGATTTATAAGTTCTGTCTAACTTATAAGCACAATGAAAAGCTCAGCATTTGAGATAAACGGTAAAACCTGCCAAACTTGTAAAATTATTTACACTAATACGATTTTTACTTACTTAGCTTGTATAATTACAATAGGTAGTTTTTATAGGAAAATATTGTAAAGATTTTACAGTCTTACTTCTTACAAATAAATTGCTTGATTTATTTAACTAACAAGAGTTTTAGCCGTCAAATTTGTCTTAAGTGCTTAATTATTCTTTTACCTTTTTACATTTTTCAAGCCTTTTAGCAGGGGCGTCAATATTGTCAAATAATGGCACTAATCTTGAAAAACAGTTCCTGCAATAAATAATTTTTACTATTTGAAAAATCGGAGAAATAAAATGGAGATCGCAAAAATAGCTTTTTTAGAAACTTACACTCTTAGTGAAAACGGAGGAGTAATGGGGGCAATATTAGTAACAGATGCTGAGACCAAACCATTAGAATTTAGAGTTACCGCACCAATTCGTCCAACAAGTTTTCAGAAAACTTTGTATGGTGATGTCTTACTTGAACATATTCTAGTTGAATTAATTTCAGTTCCACTTCTTAATGCTGTTAATGAGCAAATTGATCTGATTGTTGTAAAAGATCCTCTGTTCCTGGGTGCAAATAACAAACAGGGAATAAGAGTAGTACGATTATTATCAGATGAAAAACAAAAATCAAGAAACAACACCGCAGTAGAATTACTAAACACTCCTTTAAATGGTTCAGCAAAAGGTTATTTGGAAACATCACAAAAATTTGAAGAGGAATTAAAAGGTATTAAAGAACGATTAGAAAAAATTGCTGAAGCGCGAAATCTTTCTGAACCTTTTGAAAGACTTAAAGCAGCTTGCGAGCAAGTTCAATTGCAACGCACAAACGACTAAGAAACTATTATAAATGATCCGTTCCGCAAGATCAAAAATAGCTTCTAGAGTTTCTAAATTAGAAACCACGGATGACTTCCATTTTGCCAAATGGCTTCGCGTTCCAAAAATTGAGAACGGGAATGTAACAGAAATTTATTCTGTAGATGAAGTTGAAAATATACCCGTTGAGAAATTAATAGAACCGAATGGACTAAAATTAAAATTTAAATTGAGTGTCCATAAAATTCCCCAGATTAGACAGAGCTATTTAATTGATAAACCAAAAGCTTACTTAATCTTTTTTGGGTTAACCCGACCACAGCTGTATACGATGAAAGAAAAAGTTCTTTCGGCTCCTGATATTATAGATCTTAAATCATCACTTCCGCAAATACCTGAAATAATTGATCAATCATCTATATTTATTGCTCAGACTCCAACTTTGTTTGATCAATCGGAATTGTTTATTGCAAAACCTCCAAAGTCTTATGATCAATCGTCAAATTTTTCAGTTGATGTAGTTCAAACCTATGATAAAAATGTTAGTTTTTCCGATATATCTATAAATGAAATTCCTCTTTTAATAACAGAACCAGACGTAACTGATGAACTGGCGAATCTTATCCCGGAAATTTATAACATAGAACTACTTAATGTTGAAAAGTTTGATGATGCATTAGTGGACTCTGAAAAAATTGAGATAGATGAAATTATTCTTCCTTTGGTAGATAAAATTGATGTACCCGGAATAGATGATCTAATTAAAAGTTTAACTGAGTCTCACTCTGTTCCGATTGAAGAAATGCTTCCGGCAAATATTCAATTTTATTCTCCATCTTTTGAAATTGCACATCCTGTGTTTAAAGTTAGAATCGACATTCCAAAAACCGTCGTTAAAAAAGTTGTAATCAAACAAAAAAATCTTGAACCGGTTGTAATTGATGTACTTGATGATTCTTCTGTTTCAGAGTTTACTAAAAATAATATTCTATCCTTGTTATCATCTTTTAGAGAACTTGGCTGGGCAGAGTATTCTAAAATGATAAATCCGCTTTCGGATTATGAACTTGAATCTGCAGAGTTTCTTACATCAAATAACTTTGCTGTACTAAATGATGAACTTGGTTTTGAGAAGTTTGATCAAACTTCGGCTGCTCTTGGTTACTTATCAAAAAAAGGAAGCATAAAATCTGTTCTGGTAATTAGCGATGCTACAAGATTTAAAACTAATTGGACACCATCATTAAAGTCTTTTACAAAAGATCTTAAAATTAAAAAATATGAACCAGGTACAAATAAAAAGATTAAAGGCTCATCAGTTATCTGGTTTCTTGATATAAACGATTTAGGTAAAATTGAACTTAAAGATTTTAGTAAACTGGATCTTATATTATTTGATGAACTAGTTAATATTAAATCTTCACCTAATCAGATTGATGAAATAGTAAATAAGATTGAACCGTCATATATATGGATTCTATCTGCTATAAATAATGGAAAGGCTGGTAAGAAATTTCTTTCAGAATTTGATTTTACACAAAAAGTTTCTTTTAATACATTTGGTAAAACCCTTTCTGAAATACAGGGTGATGATCCGGTAACAACTGTAAAAGATATTTGGCTTGAGCTTGATGAGATGCAGCTATTTGAATATTCTGAAGCTCTTGCTCAATCAAAAGAAGAACTGAGTGAATTATTTGATAGCCCAAATCCGTTAAGATTTCAATCGAATATTTTTACAATTATCCACAAGTTAAAACAGATTTTAAACTTTTCAGCATTCCGAAATATTAGTCCAAAAGCAAATATACTTATAGAGCAAGTTGAAGCTATTTCGGGAAATAAAAATAAAGGAATGATCTTTACTCAATATGATGTAAATGGATTAAAGAAAATTGAAAAAGTTCTTGAAATGAATAATATCAAATATGTTGTTGGCAGAAATGGCATGTCTGCAGAAGAACTTAAACAATCTCTTACAGAATTTTATGATCGGCGTACTGTTACTATTTTCCTAACCAATTTAAAGCCATCAAGAATAAATATTAACCTTACAAAAGTTCAATATATATTTAATTTCGATACATGGTGGAACCCTGTTACAAGATGGCAAAACGATGATGAGATGGGTATTAATGAAATTGTTCATGCACCTGTTGTAGTTTATAACTACCACATCAAAAATACGTTTGAAGAAGAACTTAATCGGCTTATGGAGGAAAGAGGACTTAATAACCGTTACCTCTTCGACAATCTTAAAAGCGAATCTCTTTCAGAACTAATTACGATGGAAGACTGGCTTTATATATTTGGTATGAATGATCAGTTTATAAAAGTAGTAAATAGTGAACGTACAAAACTTATCAAACAACTTCAAAATATTGATCTTACCGGTTATAAAACTCTAATGAAATTCTTCTTTAGTTATTTAGGCTATCGAGATTTAAGTGTTATGGATATTGATGAGGACCCTATGTTTTACATAATAGGAACCTCCAGAAAGGGAACAACTCCCGTTAATCTTCACGGAAAATGTTTACTTACAACAGATGTTAAAAAAGAAGATTATGAAGAGGTTATACACTTTAAACCGGCAGCAAACGAAATAAAAAGAAAGTTTGTTGTCACTAATGGCGAATTTTCTGAACGCATCAAAAACGGAACGATGTACATTGATGGTAAAGATCTTGCTAACTTCATTATCACACTTGGTTTAAAATCATACGTAACGCCTAAGAAAAGTAGCTAGTATTTTTTAATTAAATTATTTTCAGTTTTTCAATAAAATAATCCATTGTATTTTTTAAGCCTTCCAAGCGATGAACTTTTGGTTCCCAACCGAGAACTCTTTTAGCTTTTGAAATATCCGGTTGTCTAACTCGAGGATCATCTATTGGAAGAGGTTCATAAATTATTTTGCTTTTTGATCCTGTTAACTGAATTATTTCCTCGGCCATTTGTTTAACTGTTATTTCTTCCGGATTTCCAATGTTGACAGGTTCCTTTTCATCTGAGAACAATAACTTAAATATTCCATCAACCTGATCGTCGATATAAATAAAACTGCGTGTTTGACTTCCATCTCCAAAAATAGTAATTGGCTGATTGTTTAATGCTTGTAAAAAAAAAGCTGGGATAGCTCGTCCATCTTTTAATCGCATACTTGGACCGTATGTATTAAAGATTCTAACAATTCGTGTGCTTAAGCTATGATATCTTTGATATGCCATAGTAAGTGCTTCCGCAAATCGCTTGGCTTCATCATATACTCCCCGTGGCCCAATTGGGTTAACATTTCCCCAGTAATTTTCTTTTTGAGGATGCATTAAAGGATCACCGTAAACCTCAGATGTTGATGCGAGTAAAAACCGAGCACCTTTTTCTTTCGCTAACCCTAATGCATTGTGAGTTCCTATCGACCCAACTTTTAAGGTTTGAATTGGCAGTTGATGATAATCAATAGGGCTTGCAGGTGAGGCAAAGTGCAATATGTAATCAACTTTGCCGGTAACATGAATAAAGTTTGTTACATCGTGATGTATAAATTTAAATTTAGGATTTGCGAAAAGATGCTGAATATTATCTATGCTACCCGTTAATAAATTATCAATACAAATTACACTCATGCCTTCGTGTAATAACCTATCACAAAGATGAGATCCTAAAAATCCTGAACCACCGGTAATAACTGCTGTAGCCAAAATTATCCTTTAAGTATTTGGTGTTTATTCCGCCTCGGCAGATTAGTTCTTAGTTAATTATTATAATAGTAAAATTAAATAAATAATATATAAGAAATTAGCAGCAATACCGTATTCTCTAACTTCCTTCCTAATAAGAAATCTGCAAATAAATATTAAAGTTACTTTTCTCTTGAAAGAAATCACGATCTCCGTCAGAACAAGATTTTAAAAAACCGCCGCGGCGGATCACGGAATTAATTTGATTTCATTTAAATTAATCCACATTATAAGAATTATTGTGTTTGTATTTGCTCATCAAAAGGATGGTGCCTGTCCTGAGCTTTTCGAAGGATCAAAAAATATTACGCAGTGAAAGGATCAGAGATAAATGCTGTTTGAACGCAGCTAGCCTGCCTGCCTGCAGTCAGGTTATAACTTTTCTTCAAAGAAAAAAGTTAAGTGAAATAAATTAATATAAAGAATCTCGTATTTTCAGTTGATACAACTTATCTCGATTCCAATAGACTACAACTTGTAGCAAAGGGAACTGTAACTAACAGGGGAGACTCTAAAATTGAAACTCCCTGGTACTTAGAAGCACAGTTTCATACAACAATAAGCGTTAATGTAAAACTTCCCGGAAGCAATGCCCAGATCGGTGTACTGCTTACCCAAAACCAGGCTGCAATATTTACGCTATATTATTCCTCTTAAAATGTGGATGTTAGAAATTTTCCAAATATTGGTGTAAAGGATTTTCGTGGAATTTATAAATAATAGTTATTATTAAGTGGTAAGAGGCAAGAAATTAGAAGCCCCGAGGCTGTCGGGGCTTCTAATTTTTCAAATATAAGACTTATTGGTTTTAAACTGATTTACTTTACTCTTTCTCTAATCTTATTTGCTTCATTAAGAGAATTGAAATAACCAATCCTCACTCTATACCATCTTCCATCAAGTTCCTTTATATCCGCAATTTCAATAAAAGAGTTAAAGCCTTTAGATTGAAGGCGTTTCGCTTCGTTTTCTGCTTTTTCACTTGTACGCCATGATGAAACCTGTACACAGTACATATTTCCATCGCTAAAAATCATTTGACCTACGCTTCGTTCTTTAGAACTATCATATAGCTTATTATCTTTGTTAACTTCTGTTTTCTGTTCAGTAACTGACATGTTACTATTCATCAATACAATAGCTACCCTTCTATTTAATGCTCTGCCTGTTTCAGTATTGTTATCAGCAATCGGTCTGTCCGGGCCGTAACCATATATTTTTAATCTATTAGGATTAATTCCATTATTAATAAAATAATTATAAACAGATCTTGCTCGTTCAAAGGACAATTCCTTATTCATCTTATCTGATCCTGTGTTGTCTGTATGCCCCTCAATTTCCCATTTAGTTTCAGGATGATCATTCATAACTTTAATAACTTGTTCAAATTCTGTATATGCAGAAGGCAGAAGCTCGGACTTTCCGATTTCAAAGTTTGTTCCGCCGCTAAAAACAAATTCAGTTTGTTTAATTGGTTCTACAACTTCCTCAATTACCTCACATCCCCATTTATTTACTTCAGTGCCAATTGTTGTACCCGGGCATAAGTCTTTATAATCAGGTACACCATCCTCATCTGTATCTGATGGACAGCCTCGAGTATCAACTTTAACTCCTAACGGAGTATCGTTGCACAAATCAAGAAAATCCGGCACACCATCATTATCTATATCTAAA contains these protein-coding regions:
- a CDS encoding ribonuclease Z; this translates as MKKNKYPINWAKGNFSLKIFCSIPNIATGILVKAGNANFIVDPGDGILRDLNKELKINDILNISDVFVTHGHHDHVGGVWSLLTYLRVMNKQTPLVIHYPKGCLEIVHIHNAFNKVYGSSITYQITLKEITGDKSFTSKKVSIKPFPVIHKEYLSDKKTTRQVPALGFKFSFNNIKICYGGDTAYCDDLVKHAKNSDLAILEAGHDDDTPDDMHMTLSEAISIGKSAKEYYLVHVPD
- a CDS encoding transcriptional repressor — its product is MRNEKAADIFRTFLKTGKSRITPERFEVLDAALEHKGHFGADDLFIQLKNLKSKVSRATVYNTLELLAQCDLLSKRNFGDNLNRYESNYKRQTHDHLICVDCGKIVEFSDVRLGKIPQEVSDKLGFEMDSYSFNIFARCKNKKDCKVGK
- the feoB gene encoding ferrous iron transport protein B, which encodes MNTASLEKLHLITLVGPPNSGKTTLFNCLSGKNYKTVNYPGSTVEYSTCKIQSKFGINADVLDSPGIISLNPNSPDEEISINSLYNHPEFGSPHLLIATADASQISRHLLLSKQLIKSGFNVIVALTMNDILAKKGYEIDADKLAEELGCGVIKVDGRSGKGIDKLLSCLKPKLNSNESIERKIAHKVFENNSKEDLLNLYKDIERIEQSVIVPIKEVKEPNLKLANEKLKILNPTLKYGSNRPDERTLKIDKYLLSRRWGLIFFFLIMAFTFTSIFWIADPFMNYVDDFFGLLSSSATGLLGNTWYSDLIADGIISGTGSVLVFLPQILILFLILGLLEDTGYLARGAMLIDKPLSKIGLNGKSFVPMLSGFACAIPAMLAARTISNRKERLLTIFIIPLMSCSARLPVYALLIAYLTPKDKVWLAGIALAVIYISSILGSLVIAAFINKFNNRIIKATDSSSFILELPAYRIPKIKNVIRNSFENARQYIFRAGPIILVLSIAIWYLTYFPNHSPQINTEGLTQEQAVQMIKAERLSTSYAADLGKFIQPVMRPLGMDWRIGVSLIAAFAAREVFVSSLAMIFKVTDDDNLQSSILHAMKTAVNEDTGKPLFTVSTIVGLIVFFIFAMQCLSTVAVSKKETGGWRIPVLQIIIFTTTAYVFSLITVHVLRLAGFN
- a CDS encoding ferrous iron transport protein A — its product is MKTASELNFGERAIISDVDNSHPSFRRILEIGFTPGQEIELVNSSAFNDPLAFALRGTLIAIRKHEADCIILS
- a CDS encoding SDR family oxidoreductase, which encodes MATAVITGGSGFLGSHLCDRLLHEGMSVICIDNLLTGSIDNIQHLFANPKFKFIHHDVTNFIHVTGKVDYILHFASPASPIDYHQLPIQTLKVGSIGTHNALGLAKEKGARFLLASTSEVYGDPLMHPQKENYWGNVNPIGPRGVYDEAKRFAEALTMAYQRYHSLSTRIVRIFNTYGPSMRLKDGRAIPAFFLQALNNQPITIFGDGSQTRSFIYIDDQVDGIFKLLFSDEKEPVNIGNPEEITVKQMAEEIIQLTGSKSKIIYEPLPIDDPRVRQPDISKAKRVLGWEPKVHRLEGLKNTMDYFIEKLKII
- a CDS encoding OmpA family protein, which codes for MKNYFILAVFIFITSSFAQNREVKKYNPLAYKSGFGFGGGVTYTFSDFKNAEFDYIANLMGDIYFPSTSNGVFGISGTGTFGYAAGTGRPTYRVAYPPLTEFRTQLIMFTGGLSYTYTYWNSVYPYAAAHIGWINYQPRDVDGNDLERNKQNRYSVNNWFANGELGIKFMVSEQVSLNIAGTLNYLPFDNFDDSPNSITGGSDNDMFFTFAGGIQFYFGGIEDSDNDGVSDDEDMCNDTPPYVKVDESGCPLDSDMDGIADYMDKCKDTPKYVVVDSNGCPLDIDNDGVPDFLDLCNDTPLGVKVDTRGCPSDTDEDGVPDYKDLCPGTTIGTEVNKWGCEVIEEVVEPIKQTEFVFSGGTNFEIGKSELLPSAYTEFEQVIKVMNDHPETKWEIEGHTDNTGSDKMNKELSFERARSVYNYFINNGINPNRLKIYGYGPDRPIADNNTETGRALNRRVAIVLMNSNMSVTEQKTEVNKDNKLYDSSKERSVGQMIFSDGNMYCVQVSSWRTSEKAENEAKRLQSKGFNSFIEIADIKELDGRWYRVRIGYFNSLNEANKIRERVK